The window TTTTATTTAAACACTTAGAATTCAAGAAGTCAAATGAATTTTTTAAACTTTTAAGTTATAATATTTATTTAGTTTGGAGGGATGGCCGAGTGGTTTAAGGCGGCGGTCTTGAAAATCGCTTCTCTCGTAGCCCGGGAGACGGGGGTTCGAATCCCTCTCCCTCCGCCAGCCATTTTCTGTTTATTTGTGAAGAAGTTAATTTCATGTTAGTATTTTTCTATCAATTCGGGAAATTGCAAGGAATTAGTCATTGTGATATATTGAAATGAGGAAATTAGGGAGATAAGATTATGAGTAAAAAAGAGTTATTTCTAAGCGAGATTGAGCAAGTTCCTGAATCCTTCCTTGACGAAGTATTGGACTTTATTCACTTTTTGAAAACAAAGAGAATCAAGGAACGTATCGATACTGCCATTGCAAGTGAGTCCTCTCTCAAAAAAGATTGGATGAGGCCAGAAGAGGACGAGGCGTGGCAAGATTTGTGAAGGGCGATGTCGTTGTTGTTCCCTTTCCCTTCTCTGATTTAACCCAAGCCAAAAGGCGGCCTGCTTTAGTCATTTCAGTGTTGGAAGGTGATGACCTAATTCTTTGCCAGATAACCAGTCAAACGATTAAGGATAAATATACTGTTCCAATTGATGATGATGATTTTGTGCAAGGGAGTCTGAAGCAACCAAGCAATGTGAGACCTAACCGTATATTTACAGCAGATAGTCTCATTGTCTTATATCGAGCCGGCA is drawn from Acidobacteriota bacterium and contains these coding sequences:
- a CDS encoding type II toxin-antitoxin system PemK/MazF family toxin gives rise to the protein MARFVKGDVVVVPFPFSDLTQAKRRPALVISVLEGDDLILCQITSQTIKDKYTVPIDDDDFVQGSLKQPSNVRPNRIFTADSLIVLYRAGNLKPDKVNGIIEKVIEIIHR
- a CDS encoding DUF2281 domain-containing protein — its product is MSKKELFLSEIEQVPESFLDEVLDFIHFLKTKRIKERIDTAIASESSLKKDWMRPEEDEAWQDL